In one window of Streptomyces sp. FXJ1.172 DNA:
- the lhgO gene encoding L-2-hydroxyglutarate oxidase, with protein sequence MVQVPVGAYDCDVLVVGGGIVGLSTAYAITRAAPGTRVTVLEKEPGPARHQTGRNSGVIHSGIYYRPGSLKARYAVRGAAEMVKFCAEYGIAHAVTGKLIVATEREELPRLHALVQRGRENGIPVRELGPAQITEYEPEVRGLAAIHVGTTGVCDYVAVARQLAQASGAEIRYGARVVRVDRRPERGVAVLTSGGEVVRARVLVNCAGLYCDEVARLTGDEPGVRIVPFRGEYYELARPELVRGLVYPVPDPAFPFLGVHLTRGIDGGVHIGPNAVPALAREGYGWGVVRPRELAGTVAWPGSWAIARRHWRYGAGELRRSVSKGAFLEAVRRLLPGVESGDLVPAPAGVRAQAVLRDGTLVDDFLIREGSRAVHVLNAPSPAATASLPIGREIGHRVLALLGSTG encoded by the coding sequence TCGTCGGGCTGTCGACGGCGTATGCGATCACGCGGGCCGCGCCGGGTACGCGCGTCACGGTGCTGGAGAAGGAGCCGGGACCGGCCCGGCACCAGACGGGGCGCAACAGCGGGGTGATCCACAGCGGGATCTACTACCGCCCGGGCTCGCTCAAGGCGCGGTACGCGGTGCGGGGCGCGGCCGAGATGGTGAAGTTCTGCGCCGAGTACGGCATCGCGCACGCCGTCACCGGCAAGCTGATCGTCGCCACCGAGCGCGAGGAGCTGCCCCGGCTGCACGCGCTCGTGCAGCGCGGGCGGGAGAACGGGATCCCGGTCCGCGAGCTGGGCCCCGCGCAGATCACCGAGTACGAGCCGGAGGTCCGCGGGCTCGCCGCCATACATGTCGGCACGACGGGCGTGTGCGACTACGTGGCAGTCGCCCGGCAGCTCGCGCAGGCCTCGGGGGCCGAGATCCGGTACGGGGCGCGGGTCGTCCGGGTGGACCGGCGCCCGGAGCGCGGTGTCGCGGTCCTGACCTCGGGCGGGGAGGTCGTCAGGGCGCGCGTGCTGGTGAACTGCGCCGGGCTGTACTGCGACGAGGTCGCGCGGCTGACCGGGGACGAGCCCGGGGTGCGGATCGTGCCGTTCCGCGGGGAGTACTACGAGCTGGCGCGGCCGGAGCTGGTGCGCGGGCTGGTGTATCCGGTGCCGGATCCGGCGTTCCCGTTCCTCGGGGTGCATCTGACCCGGGGTATCGACGGCGGCGTGCACATCGGGCCGAACGCGGTGCCGGCCCTGGCCCGGGAGGGGTACGGCTGGGGGGTCGTACGGCCCCGCGAGCTGGCCGGGACCGTGGCATGGCCGGGGTCGTGGGCGATCGCCCGGCGGCACTGGCGGTACGGAGCGGGTGAGCTGCGGCGCTCGGTGTCCAAGGGGGCGTTCCTGGAGGCCGTGCGCAGGCTGTTGCCCGGGGTGGAGTCCGGGGATCTCGTGCCGGCCCCCGCCGGGGTGCGGGCGCAGGCCGTGCTGCGGGACGGGACGCTGGTGGACGACTTCCTGATCCGGGAGGGCAGCAGGGCCGTGCATGTGCTGAACGCGCCGTCCCCGGCGGCCACGGCTTCGCTGCCGATCGGCAGAGAGATCGGACACCGCGTGCTCGCTCTGCTCGGCTCGACCGGCTGA